From the genome of Mauremys reevesii isolate NIE-2019 linkage group 24, ASM1616193v1, whole genome shotgun sequence:
tgaggcacagggaggagcAGTGACTGACCTGCTATTGTATGGTGGGTCCATGACAGAtctaggagtagaacccagggctctgtgtcccactgctctgctctagccactaggccacactgtcaCACTGTGATTGGGGGTAGCATTGAAAATACACTGGGGCCTTCTAAACACGGCGTGAGAGCCAGTCTCCGCCTCATGAGCTCACGGTGTAAGATATGGGGACTGAGCATGGCAGGACAACATTACctgtgctgtgaaacagctgctgTGCACtaccccagagcaggctgcattTCACTCCTGGTTGAACAGATCAACAACTGCGCAGGCTGTGAAGGTGTCTGAGATCATATGGGGGAGATCACGCTAGAGTGATCAACTGTTCAGAGAGGGAGCCTGGTGTTTGGCGTAgaactgggggctgggagccaggactcctgggttcagtgtcagctctgggagcagggtgggggctagtgggttaaaGGAAgggaagctgggagccaggactcctgggttctatctcagctctggaaggggaAATTTATTTTCAGACACACCCAGGCCCTCAGACCCTCGCTGGCCAGTTGCCCCATTACCCAGAGAGACGTTCTCAGAGCGGTCGGGTAACATCAGACTCTGGCTCTGCCCAGGCTGTGCTCACAGATTCACACAGAGGTGGGACCTGATAAACAATCCAGCTATCGGAGAGGAAGCAGCCGAGGAAGCGCTAGGGGGTGCGGAACTGCAGGATGGGCCGGGGGGCTCTGTAGGGGGCTCTCCCCTCGCAGTCAGGGCTGATCTCTGCTTCTGGGGCTTTGCTGTTCCCAGCTGAGACACTGAACCCCGACCCTGCCCCTTGGGCCTGTGATACCCTTCCCCCCCATGGCTCTATCCCAAGGGGTCAGGATGCCCCCCTGGGGTCCCTGCCGCCCCTCAAAATGGTTTGTTCCATTCCACTTCCCTGACTCTCCCTGCACATGTCAGCTCCACATAGGAACCGTCCTTCGGTCCTGCCCTGAACTTGCCCTCTGCATTGCTGTGAGCTGCCAAACAGCCACATGCCCctccctagaggtggctgcatttcaccccTGGGGCTATGAGTCCTGCACACATGGCCTGCTAAGCACACAGGGATAGAAATGCAACCAGTCATTGCTCCACCGGGCCAATCTCTGGGCTTTACTCCCTTCTGGTTAGGAAATGCTTTTACGAAGGGCTCTAGGTGTAAAATCCCTGGTTACGCAGCCGATCCCGCGGCCGGACGCCATCGCCCGGCGCAGACGAGCTGCCCCCCAGAAATGCTGCAGGTGACTCATTCCCGGCCCCTGTCCCCCCCAGGCCGGCTGAGCGCTCTGTGCTGGACGGAGATGGCCTTGGTGCTGGTCGCTGCCTTTTGCCTTCTGAGCGGTGAGTAATTCACACAGACGCGCCGCGCTGCCGCCCAGGGGGCCAGTGGGGACcgtttcccagccctgggagtgCGTCTACACTGCCAGGAGGGGGCTCGGAACCAGGTTCCAGCGCAGGGACGTCCCAGCCACTCGCGCCAGCGGCTCCAGTTCAAGCCCAGGGGGGGTCTGGCCTTGACCCTGACCCCGAGCGGCCGGGTCCTCGCTGCTGGTTTCACCCGGTGGAGAACACGCCTGGTTCTCAGGGCAGAGTCAGCCTGGTCTAGCCCCGGCCACCCTGGGCTGAGCAGCGAGGGCCTCAGCCGCTCTCGGCCCCCGGGCTGCCGTTTGCCCTGTGCCACGTCCTGCCTCCAGGCTTCTCGCTGCCCTGGCGAGTCGGGGCATCTGCTGGGCCAGCCTGGagagctctgctccctgccctgcccgtcCGCCCAGCTCCGGCCTGGCTGGTCCCTGCCCGCGTCCGCACCCGGCTCCTTGTGCATGGGAAGCGCCtgacctagggttgccaaccctccaggattgccctggattgtccaggaattaaagattaatctgtaattagagattgtcatgtgatgaaacctccaggaatttgtACAACCAAACTTGGCAACCCTAACCTGACCCCTTGCCAGTGGGGTTCCTCCTCTTGTCAGGGCCTCTGCTCCAGGGTCAAACACCCAGCTGTGGGGAGGATGAACTGAGAGGGGATATGGGGTGCACTGAGGGGCGATATGGGGGGCTGaattgagggggtggggaggtgaactGAGGGGGCTGGACTGAAGGGGTGGCCAGGGGAGGTGAACTGAGCAGGGATTTAGGGGGACTGAACTGAGGGGGGGTGAACTAATGGGAAGCAGAGGATGGACTAGACTGAGGGTGGCTGGGCAgatgcaagggagggggttgccctggaCTGATGGGAGAACTTGGGGGTCCTGGAGTGATTCAGGGACTGGGgtgattaattgctgggcaggtgATGGGCTGATGTTGGGGAGGGGGCTCTCCAAACTCCCCTTCCCCAATTCACAGGAGAGCCCTCGCCGGGCTCATTTGTCACCCCCAGACCAGGAGAGCCCCACAACACAACATCCCCCATTGTGTTTTAAAGCCCCTGGTTTGGGGGCTGAGCTGATGCTGGCCTCTCCCGGCGGGATCTGTGCGGCAGCCCAGCCTGCGGGGCGGGTTCCCCAACTCGCTGGGGCTGGGCGCCGGTCTGATCCCCGAttcctgtccccagcaggtgcctaCGCCCAGGACTGGGGTGTGACACTCGCACCAGGGCCCATTGAAAGATGGGCAGGCTCCTGCGTGACCATCCCCTGCTCCTTCACCTACCCCGCAGGGTGGATGGTCAGGGCTGTGAGCTGGATACGGGACGGGGATCAAACCGTGTATCACTCGGACGAGGCTCGTGTCCACGCTGACTTCAAGGGGCGCGTCCGCTACCTGGGGGACCTGCAGCACAACTGCTCCCTGCGGGTGGCGGGGCTGCGCCCCAGCGATCAGGGCACCTACCGCTTCCGGTTCGAAGTAGTGGGCAATGGCAGCAGCCATAACGCATGGACGGGCAAGACAGGACAGCGGCTCAGTGTCTCCGGTAACCAACTTCTGTCCAGCAGCCccgggtctctctctctcacacacacacacactttctgccTTGCTCTGAAATCcaagtggttagagctgggagccaggactcctgggttctctccccagctctaggGGAAGgtgggtgtagtggttagagcaggggggacttgTGGGTCAGACTCCTGGGCTGTGTTGTCAGACCCATGTCCCCGTCACTCTGTCTAACCCTTGGCCTGTGCTGAAGAGCCGCTGAGACTGACCCTGCAGCCAGCGTAATGCAGCAGGCGTGAGGGGCTCTCGGGGGGAGCCCGATAGTGGGACTGGGACCCTGCAGGACCCCCCGGCAGAATCGCGGGAGCGGGTAAAATGTGCTGTGTTGGAGGCGGGTTCGGGTGGGCAAAAAAACTGGCTGCGGGAGTTGGCGGGAAAACACTAAATCTCACAAATGTACCAAGAGTCGCCTAGTGGGGAAATTGCTAAATATTATGTTTGAGCTTCTCTTTCCTCTCCATGTTTCTCTCCCTCGCTCCAAACCTGGGGAAATGCACCGGCCCAAGGCAGGTCAGAGACACGTTCTGTGATAACAGGAGTTACAGTGTGTTTGTACCTGGCtcaagcaagatttgttttattcttttagtggtaaaaaCTGGGTCTGAATTCCGTTGGTATCGATCATATCTTCACCCACCGGTTTCTGTCTGTCGGTCGGTTGGTTTTTAGCAGCGTGGGGGAATCTGTCTCTCTTGCAGGATTTGTGGGATCGAAGATTTTTGTGGCTGGGAGGAGGATGAAAATGCAAAAACCAAAGCCGGGCACTTGAATAACAGGAACGGGACAGAATTAAAAACAGTCCCGCTTAGGGCTCTGGTCTGAGGCCCGATGTGTGGTGCCCCCCACTGGCGGCTGCCCCCCTCCAGGCAGACCCAGCGCTCCCCGTGTCTCAGGCCAACTTTTGCTGCTCTCCCCCATTGCCACGAGCCCCCATTGCCCCGGGCAGCCGAGCTCCCAGGCTGGGCCGCGCCCGccccctgggggctgctccccgctctgcagccaggccacgGCCCCTGGGAggtgccagccccagggcccagcagggttcAATGgctcctcacccctcctcccctcacagACGATCGGTGCCAGCCCTCCCTGGGGCGCCGACTGGAACCGGGAACCTCCCTCAACTGCTCCGTGGGGGCCACCTGTCCCCATCGCCCCTCCTGGTACGACCGAGATGGCGCGCGGCGGAGCCCAGAGCAAAccccgggcagggctggggcgaccGAGCTGCAAATATCCCCGTCCCAGCTGGACCCCGGCGCGGCGCTGAGATGCCAGGTGGATGGATACAGGGATGAGTGTGACTCTGcccaatcccagcccctggggacAGGTGAGCTCTGCTGCTAGACATGGcatgggtagagcaggggggctggaagccaggacgcctgggttctatccctgacacagggaggggagaagagggaggacTTGTGGCTAGAGCTTGGGAGCAGGGAGTCAGGATTCTTGGCTTGTATCcccattttggggaggggggcggtCTAGTGGGTTAAGGTTGGGGAAACTcagtgtcaggactcctgggttctttccccagctctgggaggggagtggatcTATCggtgagagcagggggtgctgagaatcaggactcctgggttacaTTCCCTCAAAAACTGTCATCTGGCTCTAGCAAATATTCCTGCCCTGTGGGACTGGACGGGGAGGGACCTGCCCCTTCGCTCAGTCCCGGGGCCTCTCTGACAAACTCTCACCTGACTCTCACCCTCAGTCGCCCCCAACGTGTCCAGGGTTGAGGTTTCGTGGCCGGCAGGGAAGGCAGCGCTGAGGGAAGGCGACAATTTTACCCTGCgctgccaggctgctgccctgcagcccGTCGCCAGGTACGTCTGGTCCCGCGGGGACGTGTGGCTGCCAGAAGCCGGGCAGGATTTACGTGTTGACAAGGCAGCCGTCTCTGACGGAGGGAGCTACGCGTGCGGGGTCTGGGTCTCTGGCCCCGGCTGGGGGTATCTGAGCCTCTCTGCGAGGGAATCGATCCAAGTTCAGCGTAAGTGTCGAAGGCTGGAGGGAGCCTCCTCCCTCGCAGCCCCCGATACGCCCCACATGGCCTCCTGGAGCAGCCCCACGTGCCCCCCATCATCTCCCTGCTTCACCCCCCCTGCTTCACCCCACCCACCTCATGAGCCCCAGACTCACATTCCACCCCTGCCTCCTAATAACCGGGTTTGGTCAATCCCTGTGCTGCTCCTCTaggctgcccccaccctcctctgCATCACTCCCATGGCTGGGCCCAGCAGCGACACATTCAGTTCGtgtcccccccacacctgccctgggcccccagccccctccgggACACTGCCCATCCCCCCATCTGCCCCGGGGCCCCATTCCACACTGAGCTGggccctgtcccctcccaccttccTAGGTGTCCAGCCGCCtctgtgccaggccctgcccctccctctgccttgtgtccccagatccctctgggacagtctctgcccccctacctgccccagacccccagcttGCTCTGGGCCAGACCCATTCCCCCCCAATTGCCTTATCCCCATGCCACCCTGCCTGTTCTCACCCCCAGGAGCCACATGgaccaggccctgcccctcaccccctgccctggatCCCTTCCCCCCTCTGGGCCAGGTCCCCCCCACTCTCCGTTCACTCTCCATGTCTCCGTCTCGCCCCCCAGACGCCCCCACAGGTGTCCGTGTTATGGCAGCACCGGGCACcagcctgcaggaaggggaaTCGGTGACACTAACGTGCAGTTACACcagcagcctccccgcccccgacTCCTACGCCTGGTACCGGGGCGGCCGGCAGCTGGGGGGATCCCAGCGGGAAATGGGGTttgtgacgcagtagggagcggggtggattgacctgggaatgtgtctagttttactgggactgtctgcatgggggatgggtgcagggccctgacttcccCCCACGCTGtgacaccatggccaggcatttctTTGTGATGGCCGCATAGTTTTGCTCCCAGGGTAGGAACTTTTTGCTCAGGTACACAATGGGGTGTTTCTTCCCCTTTTTATTATCCTGCATTAGCAtcgcccccagccctgtgtctgagGCATCAGCGAACACCATCAAGGGCTTGttaaagtctgggtttgccagagcTGGGCCACTGACCAGAGCTTTCTTCAGTGCCCggagagccctctggcactgcttggtccagaccaccttgtctggcttccccttcttgcatagCTCAATGATGGGGGTGGCTATGGAGTTAAAGTGGGGCACACAGCTTCGATAGTACTCCCCGCCATCtcgataaaggcctggacctgctttttggtttgtGGAGCGGgtcagtctctgatcacctccaccttagctggttccggctttaggcagccgctccccacccgatggcccaggtcagatacttcagccatctccaccttgcacttctcagcctttacggtcAGCCCAGCCTCCTGGAGTCTGTCCAGCGcttgtctaacctgggacacgtgaccctcccagggctggctacagacacagatgtcatcaatatacgccacggcaaaactctccatcccccgcagtagctgatccaccaggcgctggaaggtggccggcgctcccttcaGGCCAAAAGGCAGGGCCAGGAACTcatagagccccagaggggtgatgaaggccgatttcagcctgacatctgcatccagcggcacttgccagtagcccttggtaagatccatggtggtgagctaccgagcgcctcccagcttgtctaggagctcgtcaggcctgggcatggggtaggcatcagatacagtgatggcattgagctttcaatagtccacacagaaccggatcgacccgtccttcttggggaccagcaccactggtgaggcccaagggctggatcacccccaaagccagtATGCCCCTGATCTCTTTTTTTAGGTCCTGCACAGTTTTTCCTGTGACTCGGAATGGGGAGCATCTTACCGGCGGGTGCAATccagtctccacccggtggataGTCAGATTAGTgtgtccaggctggttggaaaacagctgtcggtacagatgcagcacccctctgatctcagcttgctgggcaggggttagtcgatcagagaggggaattgtttCCGGGGGGGGAGACAGCTCTTGTTTCAGGGAATAGATttactaaagggtcatctccctgctcctcccaatgtccacacacggccaacaccacattccccctgtcataatatggcttcatcatattgaCATGGTACGCCCAGCAGTGGTGTGCCCGgttagacagctccaccacataatTTACCTtctttagttgcttgacaaccttgaaaggCCCTTCCCAGGAGGCCtgtagtttgtttttcctcacagggatgagaaccatcacctgattcCTGGTGGCGTAGGTgcgggcccgcgccgtgcggtcataccagaccttttgcttcCTCTGGGATCTGGCCAGATTTttcctggccaggcccatgagctcggcaagtctttcccggaaggtcaggacatacttcACCACTGACTTTTCATTGGGAGTGgtcttcccctcccattcatctctcatcaggtctaggggTCCCCTTACCCTTCTGCCGTATAACAGGTCGAAAGGCGAAAACCCGGTAGACTTCTGGGTACTTCcctgtatgcgaacagcaggtgaggtaagtacttgttccaatcctgtgggtgctggttcataaatctttttagcatcatctttagtgtcccattgaacctctccaccagcccgttggactgggGGTGGTACACTGAGGCCCAGTTATGCCGGatcccacatttctcccacaagcaccggagcagggctcACATGAAGCTGGACCCTTGGTCTGTCAAGACTGtcttggggaaccccactggGCTGAAAATGATTAGCAGTgcatctgccacggtgtctgctttAGTGGACGATAAGGGCACTGCCTTGGGGTAGCGGGTGGTGAAATTTCTTACCCGACCGCGTTGttttgctgagaggtcccactatgttcatagccaccttctggaaaggctcctttcTGATGGGCAAGGGTTTCAAAGCCGCTttcccttgtcccgggccttccccaccctctgacagggGTCACAGGATCGGCAATACCGTTGGACAgtagtaaagaccccaggccagtaaaagttctgtagcagcctttGCCTGGTGCACTGGATCCCCTGGTGCCCTGCaagagggatgtcatgggcccggCACAGCAGCTGGCAGCGAGACTTCTGaggtaccaccagctgcccccgatcccccatgactccatctcccctgggggagcccactCTCAGTATAGGAACCCCTTTCtgcacaggaacctctccttgtaACCTCTTCCCATCGTACCACACTGAGATTGGCCAGGTCCCTtagcttccgcaaggagggatttttctgcaactcggcctggaactcagcggCTGGAGAAGGGATGGGGACCGGCTCCCTCTCGCTGGCTGGGTCGGAAGCTGCAGCCCCTCTGAGCCTTGTTCCTGGGCActtcctccccaccagggtagggttctgtgcATCCGGTGTGATATCCTTCCCAAGAACAGGGCGTCGTGCCCCTTGCTGGCTCTGGCTATGGGTCACGACTAGGGCGTTCTGCAGGTTGCTTGGCCAGTTCTCTAGGTTCCCCCCCGCCATTAACACCTtggtgggcaaatggtggtgcacccccgTGTCCTTGAGGCCCTTCTTGGCCCCCTGTTTCAGTTGTACCCtcaccacgggcaccttgaatgggtgccatgtcccacccacccccgtcagggtcaggtaggtgttgggcatcacccGATCTGGAGCTAACTCCTCAGGCCGGGCCAGCATCACCTCAGCGCCTGTGTCCCAGGATCcattgaccttcctcccatccaccttcaggggaacaaggcacttgCTCCGCAGGGACAGCCCCGCACCCACCCTGTAAACTGAGAACCTTGTGTCTGGAGCATCCAGACCCCCAGAGAAGCTGGTTGGTTGGTCCTGACGCCGgatgttccccttgggagggggttctccagGGTTcccctttgggaggtcccagggtgactTTGTCTTTGCATCATGGTGGATCTGTTCCTTTGGGACttctccctgccaccccctcacCGGCTGTTCACAGACTCGTCAGCCAGCCGCCCTGCGCGTTGCAGGTCCTCTGGCTTTTTGCCCACCAACCACAGCTTCAGGTTGGATGGACACTGTTCATACAATTGCTCCAGTACCATTAGGTTAAGCACGTCCTCCCTAGCTGGGGCCCCATCTGCCCACGTGTGGGCGTATCCCTGCATCCGGAGGGCCAGTTCTAGATATGTGACCTCAGGGGTTTTACCCTCACTCCGGTACATCTcgggagtcagcccaaactcgcggagcagggcctttTTCAACAGTTCATAGTTCCCTGCCTgcgcccctttcattcggctgtacatcgccacggctttggggtccagtaagggggtgagaaactggaGCCTCTCTGCTGGGTCAAccctgtgcagctcgcaggccgtctcaCAGGCATTCAGGAAGTCATCTATGTCCTCCCcttccttacgccgggccaggacgCACTTATCAAATCTCCATGCAGTCCTGggtccccctcactcaccgcagccggggggTCGCTGCTCCTCAGCTTGGCCAGCTCCAGCTCATGCTGTCTCTGTCGCTCTTTATGCTGCTTCCGTTTTTTTTCATTCTGTCTTTGTTTCTCCCGTTCTGCTCCCTCCTTCATCAGTTcctgctgcctcaactccagcTCTTTTAGCCTTATTTCCTTCTCCCATTTCAGCTGCCTTAGCTCCAGTTATGGGGAGCTCCACCGGGAGGATCCTCTGCTGGCCAGGGGGGTCACAGTGCCCTCGATATTCACTGGgctcctcccagcccttcccctagGATAGGTAGGAGGGGTCTCGGGAAGCCCGCAGCAGccagctgaccactcccagctggaacagacaccggtgcctgcgctgcatctgccaggctgcttccctcagagacagagaTCGGTTCATTCGCGCGaccttcctcctccagctgggcaatcagctggtctttggtgagcctcccactgcacagccccctctgcctgcacagcgcCACCAGATCGCTCTTAAGGCACTTGCTGTACACCTGCTTGCTGGCCCCTCGCAGGCctgggtgctcgccgctccccacgctTTCCAGGGGGACCCCTTGTGTTCCAGCCCTTCTCAGGTCCCCACCTCTCAGGGGTTAAGCGTAGCTCCTCCGCCGCCCGCTCCTCGCTGAGTCTTCAGCACAGCACGCCTGGTCCCCGTCAATCCCCCTTCGTTTCACTGCttcccagtcacttactgcaggacgCGCCATCCatggggtgcagtagatcccacctctgccaccagttgtcatggagtggggggaagtcagggtcctgcacccccctcttccggtgattcaccgtgactctcagccagccagtaaaacagaaggtttattagacgac
Proteins encoded in this window:
- the LOC120390553 gene encoding sialoadhesin-like, translating into MALVLVAAFCLLSGAYAQDWGVTLAPGPIERWAGSCVTIPCSFTYPAGWMVRAVSWIRDGDQTVYHSDEARVHADFKGRVRYLGDLQHNCSLRVAGLRPSDQGTYRFRFEVVGNGSSHNAWTGKTGQRLSVSDDRCQPSLGRRLEPGTSLNCSVGATCPHRPSWYDRDGARRSPEQTPGRAGATELQISPSQLDPGAALRCQVDGYRDECDSAQSQPLGTVAPNVSRVEVSWPAGKAALREGDNFTLRCQAAALQPVARYVWSRGDVWLPEAGQDLRVDKAAVSDGGSYACGVWVSGPGWGYLSLSARESIQVQHAPTGVRVMAAPGTSLQEGESVTLTCSYTSSLPAPDSYAWYRGGRQLGGSQREMGFVTQ